From Drosophila willistoni isolate 14030-0811.24 unplaced genomic scaffold, UCI_dwil_1.1 Seg531, whole genome shotgun sequence, a single genomic window includes:
- the LOC124461536 gene encoding acidic leucine-rich nuclear phosphoprotein 32 family member B-like: MAPDYDKQTKNDEGVVRRGAAPRANMERGDWHGSDEESDDDEPDMIDPAIAASSDEENDENVDDSGYGSEESEAESAINQGHQEEEADEEIWRELDEAIRMMDDEEARDASSGRNL, from the exons ATGGCGCCCGATTAcgacaagcaaacaaagaaT GATGAAGGCGTAGTTCGACGAGGTGCGGCACCGCGGGCCAATATGGAACGCGGTGACTGGCACGGGTCCGATGAGGAGTCCGACGACGATGAGCCGGATATGATAGATCCGGCAATCGCCGCCTCATCGGACGAGGAGAACGATGAGAACGTAGATGACAGTGGCTACGGATCTGAGGAGAGCGAAGCCGAGTCGGCGATAAACCAGGGCCACCAGGAGGAGGAGGCTGATGAGGAAATATGGAGGGAGCTGGACGAGGCGATACGCATGATGGACGACGAGGAGGCGAGAGATGCGAGCAGCGGACGGA ATCTATGA